AAATGGTCGCATCTTTCACATGCTTATTTGTCTCTATTAGACTGTATCCATGAGTCCTTCTCAGACCCTTCTCCTTGGTCGTAGATCTTATTTTGGCTGCATCATCCCATTTTCCACATTCTGCATACAAATTTGATACCAATATATAAGCACTAGCATTCTCAGGTTCTAAATCCAGAAGGTCTTTTCCTATCATCAACCCTATCTCTGCATTACGATGTACTCGGCAGGCAGCAAGCAAAGCTCCCAATGCCTGAGCTCTTTGTCCCAATGGCAagaatttaatcaaattataaGCTTCTTCAAGCTGTCCTCCTCTGCTTAGTAAATCCACCAAACAGCTAAAATGCTCTTCACATGGTTTTATATAATATTCCTCAGTCATGGACCTAAAAACATGTAGACCATCCTCCACCAAGCCTGAGTGGCTGCAAGCAGTGAGTAGGGAAGTAAAAGTTATCTCATCAGGTTCTATGTTTTCCTCCTTCATGTATGCAAACAGTTTTAGAGCATTCACACAGTCCCCATGCATTCCATATGCTGCAACCATTGCATTCCATGATGTTATACATTTTTCAGTTGCATTCTCAAAAATATTTCTCGCCATATTTAGTTTTCCACACTTGGCATATGTTGTAATCAGAGAATTAGTAACGGGGATGTCTCTCTTGAAAAGAGCACGATACAAATGACAGTGAACTTCCTTTGCCAGGCTTAAATGCCCAAGCTGGCAAAACGCCTGCAATAGAATAGTCAGAGCAACTGAATCATGCTCAACCTGTTCTCTTTGTAACAACCTAAACAAGTAGATAGATTCATTAGCTTGCCCATGTTGTGTATAACCCCTCATCATAGACGTCCATGACACCAAGTCCCTATTTCTTAACCTGTTGAAAACTTGCCTTGCATAGTATATACAACCACAATTTGCATACATGTGAATGATTTGATTGGCAACCTCTACATTCAAGTGAAACCCTTGTCTTAATACATGTCCATGGACACACCTTCCTTGTTTCCCGTCTTTCAGATTAGATAATGCACCAAGTACATTCAAGAAGGAACCAATATTTGGCTTGATACAGCCTCTAACCATTTCACTGAAAGTCTTCACGGCTTCACTAGCAAATTCATTATGAAGATAACCTTCCATCATCACATTGCACAATATAACATCTCTTGGTTCTGTTTTGTTAAATAATTTGCTGGCTTGGACTAAGCAGTTGCATTTAGAATACATGTCAATCAAGGCAGTCATAGCCACTAAATCAAGATGGAATCCCATTCGAAGGATAAAGCAATGGATGCTCTTCCCTTCTCTTAAATATGCCAAATCAGCACAACACATAATCCCATTTGCTAATGTAATCAGATCAGGCATGATGTTTTCTTGCACCATGAAATAGAAAAGATTCAGTGCTTCCAAAGGTTGCCCCATTTTGTGATAACCAGCAATCATTGCATTCCAAGAACCTATGTTTCTTACATTCATTTTGCCAAAAATGCAGGCTGCACTTTTGGGATCCCCGCATTTGATATACATGTCCGTGAAACTAGTTTCGAGCacctcatctgagcaaccaattcCACGTCTAATGGCATAGCCATGGATCGAACGACCCTCGTGTAGCAATGCTAACTGTGCTGCTGCCTGAAGTAAGCTCACTAAAGTCACCCGATTAGGATCCAGCTTTTCTTGCTGCATATTGCCAGCAATCCGAAAAGCCCCATAAGCACGGTGATCACCTATTTTGGCATACCCAGTTATCATCGATGTATATACAACGACATCTTTTTGCGTTATTTCATCAAACACTTTAGACGCATCAACTATATCACCATAATTCGCATACAACACAATAAGTGAAGAGCCCACAAAGGAATTCGAGTTTAACCCAAACTTAAAAGCATCCAAATGAACACCTTTTCCAAAATTTAAACAACCATATTCAATACAACTTTTCAAACAAATTATAATCACTGAACTGTCCAAACATATACttctttgcctcaaattcaaataccGCCATTGAACTTCTTTATAGTGACCAGCTCTAAAATACCCAGCAAGAAGTGAATTCCAAAGAAAGAGGCTGTTATTGATGATTCTATCAAATACCCATCTCGATTCAGTTAAAAGATCAAACTTCGCATAGCAAGTTATAAGCTTAGAGCCCAAGAATCTGACATCTCCGAGTCCATAAACAAAAATAGAAGCATGCAGCTTCTTTAGAGAGAGAATATCTGAGCAATTCTCTAAGCAAAAGGCGAACTTCTCCGATATGGATATGGGATGGGAGAGTGGACCTCCGATAAAAGTACAGAGAAGTCGTTTACAAGATTTGACAGGCAGGTTAAAGAATGAATTCATGTTTAAGTAAAGCAGAAAAGAAAACTCGTTTTTGAAGCGATACGATCAATCCGAGAGACATAAAGCATTGTAAAATGGCATTTCATATTACTAAGAGAAATCATTGTTTTTCCAGTAATCTAAAGAAACTGAAGTTCAGAAATACTTGGTGTTTTTTTCGCCTTAATATAGCTCCAGCAACCGATTTCTAAAGTTTACCGCTAAAAGTCGTTGCTATATATCTTTTGTAGAAAACGACGGCG
The Manihot esculenta cultivar AM560-2 chromosome 1, M.esculenta_v8, whole genome shotgun sequence genome window above contains:
- the LOC110620883 gene encoding pentatricopeptide repeat-containing protein At4g21300; this translates as MNSFFNLPVKSCKRLLCTFIGGPLSHPISISEKFAFCLENCSDILSLKKLHASIFVYGLGDVRFLGSKLITCYAKFDLLTESRWVFDRIINNSLFLWNSLLAGYFRAGHYKEVQWRYLNLRQRSICLDSSVIIICLKSCIEYGCLNFGKGVHLDAFKFGLNSNSFVGSSLIVLYANYGDIVDASKVFDEITQKDVVVYTSMITGYAKIGDHRAYGAFRIAGNMQQEKLDPNRVTLVSLLQAAAQLALLHEGRSIHGYAIRRGIGCSDEVLETSFTDMYIKCGDPKSAACIFGKMNVRNIGSWNAMIAGYHKMGQPLEALNLFYFMVQENIMPDLITLANGIMCCADLAYLREGKSIHCFILRMGFHLDLVAMTALIDMYSKCNCLVQASKLFNKTEPRDVILCNVMMEGYLHNEFASEAVKTFSEMVRGCIKPNIGSFLNVLGALSNLKDGKQGRCVHGHVLRQGFHLNVEVANQIIHMYANCGCIYYARQVFNRLRNRDLVSWTSMMRGYTQHGQANESIYLFRLLQREQVEHDSVALTILLQAFCQLGHLSLAKEVHCHLYRALFKRDIPVTNSLITTYAKCGKLNMARNIFENATEKCITSWNAMVAAYGMHGDCVNALKLFAYMKEENIEPDEITFTSLLTACSHSGLVEDGLHVFRSMTEEYYIKPCEEHFSCLVDLLSRGGQLEEAYNLIKFLPLGQRAQALGALLAACRVHRNAEIGLMIGKDLLDLEPENASAYILVSNLYAECGKWDDAAKIRSTTKEKGLRRTHGYSLIETNKHVKDATISRTRLS